A window of the Pongo abelii isolate AG06213 chromosome 10, NHGRI_mPonAbe1-v2.0_pri, whole genome shotgun sequence genome harbors these coding sequences:
- the LOC112135862 gene encoding large ribosomal subunit protein eL39-like codes for MSSHRTFRIKHFLAKKQKQNRPIPQWIQMKTGNKIRYNSKRRHWRRTKLGL; via the coding sequence ATGTCTTCTCACAGGACTTTCAGGATTAAGCATTTCCTggccaagaaacaaaagcaaaatcgtCCCATTCCCCAGTGGATTCAGATGAAAACTGGTAATAAAATCAGGTACAACTCCAAAAGGAGACATTGGAGAAGAACCAAGCTGGGTCTTTAA